The DNA segment GTCTTTTAACCCTGCTCTCCAACCCGCAACAGTATCAGCCATGTTTGAACCAAATACAAAATCCATAGCAGAAGCGATTTTTTCAAGTGTAGCGAGAACGCCATCGGCCATACCTTGAAACAGATAGATAATTGAAGATACAGGGTTTGTAAACACGTTCCCAATAAAATTAGCAATTTTAATAAAAGGATTTATTAATGCATTAATCACACCCAGGATAAGTTCAAATACTCCCAAGAACAAATCCCATAGAAAAGCGCCCAATGTTGCAAAAACACCTGCAATAATACCAGTTGCACTAGCAGATGTACCAGCAAACTTATTAATTGCAGCGACTACGGCGTAAAACAGCGCTATAAGAGCAATGATCAAAAGTATAATCCAAGTTATAGGACTGGCTAGTAACGCTGCATTTAACCCATGTTGCGCAACAGTTGCCATGAAAGTTGCACCTGATTGCGCTGCTGTAGCTGCGGCATGAATACCTTGCATGATGGCTTGTGCAGCCATAATACCATTAGTTATAAGCGAAACGGCATTATAAGCGACAAAGGCTGCAACCAACCCCCAAATGATAGGTGAAATCCATGACCAATTGTCATTAAAAAATGCCCCAATTGACGCAACTATATCGAACAACTCTATTAAAACGGATGCCAAAACAGTAATTGCACCGATAATATTGTTAACAAGAGTATTGAAATTATCACTGTTTCCAATGTCACTCATGCGCTCCAAAATCGGTTGAAAAGCCATTAATGCTTGGTTTTCAATTTTTGTCCAGGTTTGTGAAAAGGTAACGGGCATACTTTCAAATTGTCGGTTAATTTCATCCGTTGCCGATAACATCGCATTCTTAACAATACTTGCCGTAATTTCGCCATCTGACGCCATATCTCTAATTTTTCCAATAGGAACATTTAGGTAATCCGCAATAGTTTGAATGACATTTGGTGCAGCTTCAAAGACTGCGTTCAACTCTTCACCTCGAAGAACTCCTGAACCTAAAGCTTGGGTTAACTGCAAACTTGCAGAAGCCATCTCCTGTTGGCTTGCGCCAGCGATAACGAATTGCTTATTTAGGTTTTCAGCAAATTGAATAGTTTCGTTGTTGGACGAAAAGGCATCGCCCGCCCTTTGTCCTAACTTTGCAACAATGTCTGCCGTATCCAAATAAGCTGCCCTTGATCGTTGAGCAGATGCAAATATCTTGTCTTGAAGAACAGCTGTTGACTGTTGCCCGTCATTCATCAAATTTAGGCGGGCAGTAGTTTGGGAAATCGTATCTGATAAATCAACTACCTTTTTAATACCTAGCGCAGTAATAATTGCCGTACCTACTTGTTTTACCTTTTTGACCAACCCATCCGCAGCAGTTTGACCATTTCTTATATCGTCATTTAACTTCTTTTGTGCTTCACTCGCTTGCCTAATTTCTTGTTCAATATCATTGAATGCCGTTTCTGCCCTTGCTAACTCCTGCCTTGCAGCTTGGATGCTTGCTGTATCAACTGCATGACTTGATGCAGTTTGCAGTGCTTCAAAGCTATTTAGCACAATGTTCATTGCATTATTCATTGATCTGAATGCAGGTGACATTCCGTCTGTGATTTGGATAGCAGTCCTTATAGTAGCCATGTTTTCACCTACCTTTATACAAAGAAAACAGGATGACTCAATGAATCATCCTGTCCTTACTTCTTTTTCTTCTTTAACTTATCAGCTTGCTTCTTGTCATTTTCCAACTTAATTTGAACAGAAGCAATAATAAAGGCTTTTTCTTCCCTTGGTAAAGATAAATATTGATTTGGAAGTATTTGGAGTTTATGAAGGCAATAGTATGCAATATTAGCATCAAAATCACCTTCGTTGATTAGTTTTTTGCTTCATCCACCATTTCTTCCATCGTCATTTCGAAACCGTTCACTTCTTGGATTTTTGCCAGGTAATCAGCATATTCTCCAGGCTTGAGCATCTTTTTAAGCAATGCATCGTTACCCATTACACCATAGCTATTCTGAAGTTCTGCATCATTTAAATTA comes from the Paenibacillus lentus genome and includes:
- a CDS encoding tape measure protein — its product is MATIRTAIQITDGMSPAFRSMNNAMNIVLNSFEALQTASSHAVDTASIQAARQELARAETAFNDIEQEIRQASEAQKKLNDDIRNGQTAADGLVKKVKQVGTAIITALGIKKVVDLSDTISQTTARLNLMNDGQQSTAVLQDKIFASAQRSRAAYLDTADIVAKLGQRAGDAFSSNNETIQFAENLNKQFVIAGASQQEMASASLQLTQALGSGVLRGEELNAVFEAAPNVIQTIADYLNVPIGKIRDMASDGEITASIVKNAMLSATDEINRQFESMPVTFSQTWTKIENQALMAFQPILERMSDIGNSDNFNTLVNNIIGAITVLASVLIELFDIVASIGAFFNDNWSWISPIIWGLVAAFVAYNAVSLITNGIMAAQAIMQGIHAAATAAQSGATFMATVAQHGLNAALLASPITWIILLIIALIALFYAVVAAINKFAGTSASATGIIAGVFATLGAFLWDLFLGVFELILGVINALINPFIKIANFIGNVFTNPVSSIIYLFQGMADGVLATLEKIASAMDFVFGSNMADTVAGWRAGLKDLADEAVKEYAPNENYQNIMDELDLSVSDLGLERIAYGDAYNAGYDFGKNMEEKFDLSSILGGGNDLSDYADQMSFGSDMSDTAANTAKMANSMDATEEDLKYLRDLAEQETINRFTTAEVKVEMTNHNNINSEMDLDGVVSYFGEALEETIESIAEGANV